The sequence below is a genomic window from Cobetia sp. cqz5-12.
GAATGTCGCCGAGCGTTACGCGCGTGAAGCCGTGCGTCAGGCGCTGGTCAATCTCGAGGCCATCGATGCGCCGGCCGGTCAGATGCCGGTGGTGCTGGGCAATGGCTGGCCGGGTGTGCTGCTGCACGAGGCAGTCGGTCATGGTCTGGAAGGTGACTTCAACCGCAAGGGCAGTTCTGCCTTCTCGGGCCGCATGGGTGAGCAGGTCGCGGCGCGCGGCGTCACCGTGGTCGATGATGCGACCCTGGCCGATCGCCGTGGCTCGCTGTCCGTCGATGACGAAGGCACCCCGGGGCAGTACACGCCGTTGATCGAGGACGGCATCCTCACCGGCTACATGCAGGACAAGCTCAATGCCCGCCTGATGGGCATGGCGCCGACGGGCAATGCGCGTCGTGAGTCCTTCGCACACCTGCCGATGCCGCGCATGACCAATACCTACATGCTGGGTGGCGATCGCGATCCGCAGGAGATCATCAAGAGCGTCAAGCGTGGCCTCTACGCGGTCAGCTTCGGCGGTGGCCAGGTCGACATCACCTCCGGGCGCTTCGTGTTCTCCGCAAGCGAGGCCTATCTGATCGAAGACGGCAAGGTGACCACGCCAGTCAAGGGCGCGACCCTGATCGGCAACGGGCCGGAAGCCATGGGCCGCGTCTCGATGATCGGCAATGACCTGGAGCTCGACACAGGTGTCGGCGTGTGTGGCAAGGACGGCCAGTCCGTGCCCGTCGGTGTCGGTCAGCCGACGTTGAAGCTCGATGAGCTGACGGTCGGCGGCACCCAGTCGTGAGCCGGTGGGACTGATCAGCAGAGAACAGACATGACGACGCCGCCGTGGCTGGGCCGCGGCGGCGTCGGTGAAGCGGGAAGTAACAGGATTACAGATCGAGCTCGGCACGCAGCAGCTTGAAGAGCTTCTTGGCGCTGTTGGGCTGTTTGCCGGCGTCACGTTCGGCACGCGCATTGCGGATCAGCTGACGCAGGGCCTGACGGTCCACGTGAGGATAATCCTCGACGAAGATCACGAAGGCGTTATCGTCGTCCAGCAGGCGATCGCGCCAGCGTTCGAGACGCTGGAAGGACGCATCGCGACGCACGTTCTGCTGCTCCATGGCTTCGAAGACGGCACGCACGGCGTCCAGGTCTTCCTTGCGCATCAGCTTGCCGACGTACTGCATGTGGCGACGCAGGCCTTCGTG
It includes:
- the tldD gene encoding metalloprotease TldD, which encodes MTQNASSGRVLDDAAALLLTPGGLSLDDLDAGLAHAMGPGTDYADLYFQRIWQESWVLEDGVVKDASYNIDGGVGVRSLAGEKTGFAYSNQIDAAALADTGRTAAGISRSGSSGTVARSIITEAPSFYAGIDPLNGLSAEDKVAMLKEADRIARSLDPSISQVSASLSALYEVVMVRASDGTLAADLRPLVRFNISVIAVRNGRRERGSAGGGGRFPLTRLRDENVAERYAREAVRQALVNLEAIDAPAGQMPVVLGNGWPGVLLHEAVGHGLEGDFNRKGSSAFSGRMGEQVAARGVTVVDDATLADRRGSLSVDDEGTPGQYTPLIEDGILTGYMQDKLNARLMGMAPTGNARRESFAHLPMPRMTNTYMLGGDRDPQEIIKSVKRGLYAVSFGGGQVDITSGRFVFSASEAYLIEDGKVTTPVKGATLIGNGPEAMGRVSMIGNDLELDTGVGVCGKDGQSVPVGVGQPTLKLDELTVGGTQS
- the yjgA gene encoding ribosome biogenesis factor YjgA; amino-acid sequence: MRKERPEELVERPSKSQLKREMIELQALGKKIIDLPEGQRAKFPLSDDMLAAIEETHRIRSHEGLRRHMQYVGKLMRKEDLDAVRAVFEAMEQQNVRRDASFQRLERWRDRLLDDDNAFVIFVEDYPHVDRQALRQLIRNARAERDAGKQPNSAKKLFKLLRAELDL